The following proteins are co-located in the Desulfatibacillum aliphaticivorans DSM 15576 genome:
- a CDS encoding carboxyl transferase domain-containing protein, translating into MPLKILAANRGEIAVRIFRAANELNIPTVAVYSQDDGASLHIRMADEAIALNGRGAAAYLNMDAILTAAQKTGCTAIHPGYGFLSENPEFAAKCAEAGLVFIGPSPENLRLFGDKTQARLLAKECGVPLLPGTMGGTSLDEVRSFMNGLGKDGAVMIKAVSGGGGRGMRPVYDSAGLEEAYSICRSEAQAAFGAGDLYVERLIPRARHIEIQVIGDGTGAVSHFWERECSLQRRNQKVVEFAPSPALTQELRGLLVNAALKMAEKVKLKSLATFEFLVDADAETQEGSFFFMEVNPRLQVEHTVTEEVTGVDLVQAQIRIAAGQTLADLGLEQKDVPAPLGYALQCRINAETILENGEVRPSGGRLESFCPPTGPGVRVDAAGYPGYEINPNFDSLLAKLTVHSRSRSFSDATAKAYRALCEFRIDGVAANVPLLQNLLIHPDVTSNQISTRFIEGNLATLANMENAGHPQLYFKSPKEHSFMAGSVVRFKEVQGPENTEPVEAPMQGTVVQFEAAEGDMVCEGQAVAILEAMKMQHLIKAPVSGLVRWICSEPGETLAECQPLMFVEPMDVDAAGRESEQDADLDAIRPDLAEVLERHKALMDEARPLAVERRRKTGQRTARENIDHLTDPGSFIEYGALALAAQRTRFTPDQLRERTPADGMITGIGAINGDLFGPDQARCAVLAYDFTVLAGTQGLFNHKKTDRMLSLARDWKLPLVLFAEGGGGRPGDVDAMTLTVAGLDLHTFTEFAGLSGLAPVVGVVSGRCFAGNAALLGCCDVIIAAKYSNIGMGGPAMIEGGGLGVCHPDEIGPIEIQSPNGVVDIVAEDEFHAVEAAKQYLSYFQGAVDEWNCADQRLLRRCIPENRLRSYDIRKVVHTLADEGSVLELRRDFGVGILTALVRMEGQPFGLTANNSMHLGGAIDADAADKAARFMQLCDAFDIPMIALSDTPGFMVGPEAEKTAQVRHFCRMFNTGASVTIPLFSVVLRKGYGLGAMAMVGGGYHSPVFNIAWPTGEFGGMGLEGAVRLGFKKELDAVDDPKEKQALFETMVAAAYEHGKATNMASFLEIDGVIDPAETRAWIMRGFHSMPKPEKRQGKKRPNIDVW; encoded by the coding sequence ATGCCCCTAAAAATCCTTGCGGCGAACAGAGGCGAAATCGCCGTTCGCATTTTTCGCGCAGCCAACGAATTGAATATCCCCACGGTTGCGGTTTACTCCCAGGACGACGGCGCCTCCCTGCATATCCGCATGGCGGACGAAGCCATTGCTTTGAACGGCAGAGGAGCGGCCGCCTATCTGAACATGGACGCCATATTGACCGCCGCCCAAAAAACGGGGTGCACGGCCATTCATCCCGGCTACGGGTTTTTAAGTGAAAATCCGGAATTTGCTGCAAAATGCGCTGAAGCTGGTCTTGTATTCATCGGGCCGTCGCCGGAGAATCTGCGCCTGTTTGGAGACAAAACCCAGGCCCGGCTGTTGGCCAAGGAATGCGGCGTTCCCCTGCTGCCCGGGACCATGGGCGGGACCTCTTTGGATGAGGTCCGGTCCTTCATGAACGGCCTGGGAAAAGACGGGGCGGTGATGATCAAGGCGGTTTCCGGCGGGGGCGGCAGGGGCATGCGTCCGGTTTACGATTCCGCCGGGCTGGAGGAGGCGTACAGCATTTGCCGATCCGAAGCCCAGGCGGCCTTTGGCGCCGGCGATCTATACGTGGAGCGCCTGATCCCCCGGGCCCGGCATATTGAAATCCAGGTCATAGGCGACGGAACCGGCGCGGTGAGCCATTTTTGGGAGCGTGAATGCAGCCTGCAGCGGCGCAACCAGAAAGTAGTGGAATTCGCCCCCAGCCCGGCTTTAACCCAGGAGCTGCGCGGCCTGCTGGTGAATGCCGCGCTGAAAATGGCGGAAAAGGTCAAATTGAAAAGCCTGGCCACCTTTGAATTTCTGGTGGACGCGGACGCCGAAACTCAGGAAGGCTCCTTTTTCTTCATGGAAGTGAATCCCCGCTTGCAGGTGGAGCATACGGTCACCGAGGAAGTCACGGGTGTGGATCTGGTCCAGGCTCAAATCCGTATTGCGGCCGGCCAAACCCTTGCGGATCTGGGGCTGGAGCAAAAGGACGTTCCCGCGCCGTTGGGATACGCCCTGCAATGCCGCATCAATGCGGAAACCATTTTGGAAAACGGCGAAGTGCGCCCTTCCGGCGGGCGCCTGGAGAGTTTCTGCCCCCCGACGGGGCCCGGTGTGCGCGTGGATGCAGCGGGATATCCGGGATATGAAATCAATCCCAATTTCGACTCCTTGCTGGCCAAGTTGACCGTGCATTCCCGGTCGCGGAGTTTTTCCGACGCAACGGCCAAGGCGTACCGGGCCTTGTGCGAGTTCCGTATTGACGGCGTCGCCGCCAACGTCCCCCTGCTGCAAAATCTGCTGATTCACCCGGACGTGACGAGCAACCAAATCAGCACCCGGTTTATCGAAGGCAACTTGGCAACCCTGGCCAATATGGAAAATGCCGGGCATCCGCAATTGTATTTTAAGTCCCCAAAGGAACACTCCTTCATGGCCGGAAGCGTGGTTCGCTTTAAGGAGGTTCAGGGGCCGGAAAACACGGAGCCTGTGGAAGCGCCCATGCAGGGGACTGTGGTGCAGTTTGAGGCCGCGGAAGGCGACATGGTTTGTGAGGGTCAGGCCGTGGCCATTTTGGAAGCCATGAAAATGCAGCATCTGATCAAGGCGCCGGTGAGCGGTCTGGTGCGCTGGATTTGCTCGGAGCCGGGCGAAACCCTGGCCGAATGCCAGCCCTTGATGTTTGTGGAGCCCATGGACGTGGACGCCGCCGGCCGGGAAAGCGAGCAGGACGCGGACCTGGACGCCATCCGCCCGGATCTGGCCGAGGTTCTGGAGCGTCACAAGGCGCTTATGGACGAAGCCCGGCCCCTGGCGGTGGAGCGCCGCAGAAAGACCGGGCAGCGCACCGCCCGGGAAAACATCGACCATCTGACCGATCCTGGCAGCTTTATTGAATACGGGGCGCTGGCCCTCGCGGCACAGCGCACGCGATTTACGCCGGATCAACTTAGGGAGCGCACTCCGGCCGACGGCATGATTACAGGCATTGGCGCTATCAACGGCGATTTGTTCGGCCCGGATCAGGCCCGGTGCGCGGTGCTGGCCTACGACTTTACGGTCCTGGCCGGAACCCAGGGACTATTCAACCATAAAAAGACGGACCGCATGCTGAGCCTGGCCAGAGACTGGAAGCTGCCCCTGGTGCTTTTTGCCGAAGGCGGCGGAGGCCGGCCCGGCGACGTGGACGCCATGACCCTGACCGTGGCGGGGCTGGACTTGCACACCTTTACCGAGTTCGCCGGGCTGAGCGGCCTGGCGCCGGTGGTGGGCGTGGTTTCCGGCCGCTGCTTTGCCGGCAATGCGGCTCTTTTGGGCTGCTGCGACGTGATCATCGCCGCAAAATACTCCAATATCGGCATGGGCGGCCCGGCCATGATCGAAGGCGGCGGCCTGGGCGTTTGCCATCCCGACGAAATCGGCCCCATCGAAATCCAATCCCCCAACGGAGTGGTGGACATCGTGGCGGAGGACGAATTTCACGCGGTGGAAGCGGCCAAGCAATATCTTTCCTACTTCCAGGGCGCGGTGGATGAATGGAATTGTGCGGATCAAAGGCTTTTGCGCAGATGCATCCCGGAAAACCGGCTTCGGTCCTACGACATTCGCAAAGTGGTTCACACCCTGGCCGATGAAGGGTCGGTGCTGGAACTCAGGCGTGATTTCGGCGTGGGTATCCTCACCGCTCTGGTGCGCATGGAAGGCCAGCCCTTCGGCCTGACCGCAAACAACTCCATGCATTTGGGCGGGGCCATCGACGCGGACGCCGCGGACAAGGCTGCCAGGTTCATGCAGCTTTGCGACGCCTTTGACATCCCCATGATCGCCCTTTCCGACACGCCCGGCTTTATGGTGGGGCCGGAGGCGGAAAAGACCGCCCAGGTGCGCCACTTCTGCCGGATGTTCAACACGGGCGCCAGCGTGACCATCCCCCTGTTTTCCGTGGTGCTGCGCAAAGGCTACGGCCTGGGCGCCATGGCCATGGTGGGCGGGGGGTATCACAGCCCGGTGTTCAACATTGCCTGGCCCACAGGCGAGTTCGGCGGCATGGGCCTGGAGGGCGCCGTGCGCCTGGGATTCAAAAAGGAACTGGACGCCGTGGACGATCCCAAGGAGAAGCAGGCCTTGTTCGAAACCATGGTCGCCGCCGCCTACGAGCACGGCAAGGCCACCAACATGGCTTCATTTCTGGAAATCGACGGGGTGATCGATCCGGCGGAAACCAGGGCCTGGATCATGCGGGGCTTTCATTCCATGCCCAAGCCGGAAAAGCGCCAGGGCAAAAAGCGGCCCAACATCGACGTCTGGTAG
- a CDS encoding RNA ligase RtcB family protein → MIILNEASPRVVLCVSSKDQVEGEALAQLMSGANLPGVVHAAGLADIHPGMGLPVGAAYLMENMVYPHIPGTDAGCGVGLWKTSLKPGKINLDRWSKKLNGLDDPWDGDTLEWLAEFGVEADEPDPGLGTIGGGNHFAELQQIDQVLDADRLKDLGLKKRDVVLLVHTGSRGLGSALFWEYANEGGAQGLPGDSEQAGQFMKKHARALDWGRANRALVARRFLSCLSAKESLIADVRHNSVEKINVDDREFFLHWKGAADATQGPFVIPGSRDAFSYLVEPVGDQKENAFSLPHGAGRKWPRGHCKARLSSKYGKSDMTHTKLGGRVICEDSALLWDEAPQAYKDIEKVMQELETHDMARPIARLRPLITYKTRSKNRQGR, encoded by the coding sequence ATGATTATATTAAACGAAGCATCGCCCAGGGTGGTTTTATGCGTCAGCAGCAAGGATCAGGTGGAAGGCGAGGCCCTGGCTCAGCTTATGTCCGGCGCCAATCTGCCGGGCGTGGTGCACGCTGCGGGGCTGGCTGACATCCATCCAGGCATGGGCCTGCCTGTGGGCGCGGCCTATCTCATGGAAAACATGGTGTATCCGCATATTCCAGGCACGGATGCCGGTTGCGGCGTGGGCCTGTGGAAAACCAGCCTCAAGCCCGGCAAGATCAACCTGGATCGCTGGAGCAAAAAGCTGAACGGCCTGGACGATCCCTGGGACGGGGATACGCTGGAATGGCTGGCTGAATTCGGCGTGGAAGCTGACGAACCCGATCCCGGTCTGGGAACTATCGGCGGCGGCAACCATTTTGCGGAGTTGCAGCAAATAGACCAGGTTTTGGACGCTGACAGGCTGAAGGACCTGGGCCTGAAAAAGCGGGACGTGGTCCTGCTGGTCCATACGGGATCAAGAGGCCTGGGCAGCGCCTTGTTTTGGGAGTATGCCAACGAAGGCGGCGCACAGGGCCTTCCGGGAGACTCCGAGCAGGCCGGACAGTTTATGAAAAAACACGCAAGGGCCTTGGACTGGGGCCGGGCCAACCGGGCTTTGGTCGCGCGGCGTTTTTTATCCTGTCTGAGCGCCAAGGAAAGCCTTATCGCGGACGTTCGCCACAACTCAGTAGAGAAAATCAACGTGGATGATAGAGAATTCTTTCTGCACTGGAAAGGCGCGGCCGACGCAACCCAGGGGCCTTTTGTCATTCCGGGATCGCGGGACGCATTCAGCTACCTGGTTGAGCCTGTGGGCGATCAAAAGGAAAACGCCTTCTCTCTGCCTCACGGGGCGGGCCGAAAATGGCCCCGGGGCCATTGCAAGGCTCGGCTTTCCTCCAAATACGGAAAGAGCGACATGACTCACACCAAGCTGGGAGGCCGTGTCATCTGCGAGGACTCCGCCCTGTTGTGGGACGAGGCGCCCCAGGCGTACAAGGACATCGAAAAGGTGATGCAGGAGCTTGAAACGCACGACATGGCCAGGCCCATCGCCCGGCTGCGGCCCCTCATCACCTACAAGACGAGAAGCAAAAACAGGCAGGGGCGTTAA
- the prfH gene encoding peptide chain release factor H, producing MKKYATITSGRGPAECQWAAARVRDRFVKEAEERKIPVKIRESIPGDNPGDIRSCLLILDREKARDFLKSWEGTILWIGQSPYRPYHKRKNWYVGVTVGDAPPGRDVSMEDVRVDVMRAKGPGGQHVNKTSSAVRMVHEPTGISAMAGNRRSQARNRREAEKMLERRLSDQQIQAEKQDETARWTNHNQLERGNPVRTFEGRKFRERK from the coding sequence TTGAAGAAATACGCGACCATCACATCCGGCCGCGGCCCGGCGGAATGCCAGTGGGCAGCGGCACGGGTCAGGGACCGGTTCGTCAAGGAGGCGGAGGAGCGCAAAATTCCCGTGAAAATTCGGGAAAGCATCCCCGGCGACAACCCCGGAGACATCCGTTCCTGCCTGCTGATTCTGGACAGGGAAAAGGCCCGGGATTTTTTAAAATCCTGGGAGGGAACCATCCTGTGGATCGGGCAAAGCCCCTACAGGCCGTATCATAAACGGAAAAACTGGTACGTGGGGGTGACCGTCGGCGACGCTCCTCCCGGCCGGGACGTAAGCATGGAGGACGTGCGGGTGGACGTCATGCGCGCCAAAGGCCCGGGCGGTCAGCACGTGAACAAGACTTCCAGCGCCGTACGCATGGTCCACGAGCCCACGGGGATTTCCGCCATGGCGGGCAATCGCCGGAGCCAGGCCAGAAACCGCAGAGAAGCGGAAAAAATGCTGGAGCGGCGATTGTCCGACCAGCAAATCCAGGCGGAAAAGCAGGACGAAACCGCCAGATGGACCAACCATAACCAATTGGAGCGGGGCAATCCGGTCCGCACCTTTGAAGGCAGGAAGTTTCGGGAGCGGAAATAG
- a CDS encoding thermonuclease family protein, which translates to MFQKRCSAVLVWACVVFCLSASVAWGFEGKVVGVSDGDTIKVLDHGKMVKIRIYGVDAPEKKQAFGVKAREFTQSLVAGKIVRVEPQDTDRYGRIVGMVYTLDGRCLNEEIVKAGFAWVYNQYCKQDFCPDWRSFQASAKAGRMGLWADPEPMAPWDYRRSGKKLVASKTAPAGAYSGNVKSGVFHAPGCKYHDCKNCTVSFPNRNAAIQAGYRPCGLCNP; encoded by the coding sequence ATGTTCCAAAAAAGATGTTCGGCTGTACTGGTTTGGGCGTGTGTTGTTTTTTGTCTGTCAGCAAGCGTTGCGTGGGGATTCGAGGGAAAGGTGGTGGGCGTCTCGGACGGAGACACCATCAAGGTTCTCGATCACGGCAAAATGGTCAAGATCAGGATTTATGGGGTGGACGCCCCGGAAAAAAAGCAGGCTTTCGGAGTGAAGGCCAGGGAATTCACCCAATCCCTGGTCGCGGGAAAAATCGTTCGGGTGGAGCCCCAGGATACGGACCGATACGGCCGGATCGTAGGCATGGTCTACACGCTTGACGGCCGGTGTCTGAACGAGGAAATCGTCAAGGCGGGCTTCGCCTGGGTGTACAACCAATATTGCAAGCAGGATTTCTGCCCGGATTGGCGGAGCTTTCAGGCTTCGGCCAAGGCCGGGCGCATGGGATTGTGGGCTGACCCCGAACCCATGGCGCCCTGGGACTATCGCCGCAGCGGCAAAAAACTGGTCGCCTCCAAAACGGCGCCTGCCGGGGCCTATTCGGGCAACGTGAAGTCCGGCGTGTTCCACGCTCCGGGATGCAAATACCACGATTGCAAGAATTGCACGGTATCCTTCCCCAACCGGAACGCAGCCATTCAGGCCGGATACCGCCCTTGCGGGCTCTGCAATCCCTGA
- a CDS encoding PocR ligand-binding domain-containing protein: MSEKPTYEELLQRVEELEKEKTRASYWEGEPQPAWIHHVTDLPGLENFSGSSIAHVDLGALINVAEIQSILDDFWRLTNMVTAILDLDGKVIEATGWQDICTKFHRVHPETARNCTESDLFLAKKLRPGDYAEYKCKNGLWDVVTPLYVGSRHLGNIFTGQFFYDDEQVDEDYFIKQAEKYGFDKDEYLKAFHSIPKYSREEVSHLISFLVKFTTYISKISLANLRLESEIQERQKVQKALHESQAMLNSVVRTIPDLVWLKDPDGVFLLCNSKFESLFGVSQKDIVGKTDYDFVDAETADIFREHDQKAVAKGEPSMNEEEVVFADGHKELLETIKTPMYNKEGRLVGVLGIGRDITERRRAELEKARLEEKYHQSQKVESIGRLAGGVAHDLNNLLTPILGYSELLLEDLDLEGPNRQSVNEILQAGIRARDLVCQLLAFSRKQTLEYKAVNLNTMVNGFKSLLRRTIREDIELMIRPSPDICNIMADAGQIEQVLMNLAVNASDAMPRGGILTIETARVYLDENYAKLHEDAKAGDYIMMAVSDNGDGMNQEILQHIFEPFFSTKGQQGTGLGLATVYGIVKQHGGNVWVYSEEGEGTTFKVYLPVKDDACTLEKAAHLKTDAPKGAQRILIVEDNPKVRILAGNILTRLGYTVISAESGGHALEILKEDKTPIDLLLTDVIMPKMNGKELFTRIAEIHPKIKVLYMSGYTGDVIVHHGILDEGVFYLPKPFSVSGLAEKVREALDS; the protein is encoded by the coding sequence ATGTCAGAAAAACCCACCTACGAAGAACTGCTTCAAAGAGTGGAGGAGTTGGAAAAGGAAAAAACCCGGGCTTCCTATTGGGAGGGCGAGCCCCAGCCGGCCTGGATCCACCATGTTACAGACCTTCCCGGCTTGGAGAATTTTAGTGGAAGCTCCATTGCGCACGTGGACCTGGGCGCCCTTATCAATGTTGCGGAAATCCAGTCCATCCTGGACGATTTTTGGCGTTTAACCAACATGGTGACGGCCATATTGGACCTGGATGGAAAGGTGATAGAAGCCACCGGCTGGCAGGATATCTGCACCAAGTTCCATCGGGTTCATCCTGAAACGGCTCGCAACTGCACGGAAAGCGACCTGTTTTTGGCGAAGAAGCTGAGACCGGGGGATTACGCGGAATATAAGTGCAAGAACGGGCTTTGGGACGTTGTGACGCCGCTTTACGTGGGCTCCAGGCATTTGGGCAATATTTTCACCGGCCAGTTCTTTTATGATGATGAACAGGTTGACGAAGACTATTTCATCAAACAGGCTGAAAAGTATGGATTTGATAAAGACGAATACTTGAAAGCCTTTCACAGCATCCCAAAATACAGCCGTGAGGAAGTGAGCCACCTCATAAGTTTTTTAGTCAAGTTCACTACCTATATTTCAAAAATCAGCCTTGCCAACCTGCGCCTGGAAAGCGAGATTCAGGAACGGCAAAAAGTTCAAAAAGCATTGCATGAAAGCCAGGCCATGCTGAATTCCGTGGTTCGGACTATTCCTGATCTTGTTTGGTTGAAAGATCCAGACGGCGTATTTTTGTTGTGCAACTCGAAGTTTGAGAGCCTGTTTGGGGTCAGCCAAAAAGATATCGTCGGCAAGACGGATTACGACTTCGTGGACGCTGAAACGGCCGATATTTTCAGAGAGCATGATCAAAAAGCCGTTGCCAAAGGCGAGCCGTCCATGAACGAGGAGGAAGTGGTGTTTGCCGACGGGCATAAGGAGTTGCTGGAAACCATCAAAACTCCCATGTACAACAAAGAAGGCCGCCTGGTGGGGGTTTTGGGCATAGGCAGGGATATCACCGAACGCCGGCGCGCTGAGTTGGAAAAGGCCCGTTTGGAGGAAAAATACCATCAGTCTCAAAAAGTGGAGTCCATCGGGCGTCTTGCCGGGGGAGTGGCCCATGACCTGAACAACCTGCTTACTCCCATCCTGGGCTACAGTGAGTTGCTGCTGGAAGACCTTGACCTGGAGGGCCCGAACCGGCAATCGGTTAACGAAATTCTACAGGCCGGAATTCGAGCCCGGGACTTGGTGTGCCAGCTCCTGGCGTTTAGCCGCAAGCAAACCCTGGAATACAAGGCCGTTAATTTGAACACCATGGTAAACGGCTTTAAAAGCCTGCTCAGGCGCACCATCAGGGAGGACATCGAGCTCATGATCAGACCGTCCCCCGATATCTGCAACATCATGGCCGACGCAGGACAGATTGAACAGGTTCTTATGAATCTGGCCGTCAACGCCTCGGACGCCATGCCCCGCGGCGGCATCCTGACCATTGAGACTGCGCGCGTTTATCTGGATGAAAATTACGCCAAGCTCCATGAAGACGCCAAGGCCGGCGATTACATCATGATGGCGGTGAGCGACAACGGCGACGGCATGAACCAGGAAATCCTGCAGCACATATTCGAGCCGTTTTTTTCCACCAAGGGACAGCAGGGCACGGGGTTGGGGCTGGCCACGGTGTACGGCATTGTAAAGCAGCACGGCGGCAACGTATGGGTGTACAGCGAGGAAGGCGAGGGAACCACCTTTAAAGTATACCTGCCCGTCAAGGATGACGCCTGCACGCTGGAAAAGGCCGCTCATCTCAAAACCGACGCCCCCAAAGGAGCCCAGCGCATCCTCATCGTGGAGGACAATCCCAAAGTGCGCATATTGGCAGGCAATATTCTCACACGCTTGGGCTACACAGTCATCTCCGCCGAAAGCGGCGGCCATGCTTTGGAGATTCTTAAAGAGGACAAAACGCCCATCGACCTGCTTTTAACGGATGTCATCATGCCGAAAATGAACGGCAAGGAGCTTTTTACCAGAATCGCCGAAATCCACCCCAAGATAAAAGTCTTGTACATGTCCGGCTACACCGGCGACGTAATCGTCCATCACGGCATACTGGACGAAGGCGTTTTTTATCTTCCCAAGCCGTTCAGCGTCAGCGGGCTGGCCGAAAAAGTGCGGGAGGCCCTGGATAGTTAG
- a CDS encoding substrate-binding periplasmic protein: protein MKTRTVFVNLLTWLAILWAFSTAWAGPLVLTWVTDNTPGGDYIVGEGSRFQEKNPGIEIELYQMTAKKLNFELQLKRMPWKQCLEQLESNQVDGIFPASYKPDRKKIGVYPMRGEAVDMSRRSRKNAYYLYKMKGSPVFWDGKKLHDARGLIGVPSGWAIVSDIRKMGLDVKELPVHRNSPDLLLLGRVEGFICLETVFDAYLKRNASKYADIVKESKPVWEKPYYLMLSHQFVRERPELAQEIWDAIYEIQQTAEFEDVVQKYVK from the coding sequence ATGAAAACCAGGACTGTTTTTGTCAACCTATTGACGTGGCTGGCCATTCTATGGGCCTTTTCCACTGCCTGGGCCGGACCTTTGGTCCTTACATGGGTTACGGACAATACGCCGGGCGGAGACTATATCGTGGGGGAGGGGAGCCGTTTTCAGGAGAAAAATCCGGGCATTGAAATCGAACTGTACCAAATGACCGCGAAAAAACTGAACTTTGAGCTTCAACTGAAACGCATGCCCTGGAAGCAATGCCTGGAACAGTTGGAATCCAATCAAGTGGACGGGATTTTTCCCGCCAGTTATAAGCCTGACCGTAAGAAAATCGGGGTGTATCCCATGAGGGGTGAGGCGGTGGATATGTCCCGCAGGTCCCGTAAGAACGCCTACTACTTGTATAAGATGAAGGGATCGCCGGTTTTCTGGGACGGCAAAAAACTTCATGATGCAAGGGGCTTGATTGGCGTTCCTTCCGGCTGGGCGATTGTGAGCGACATCCGCAAAATGGGCTTGGATGTCAAAGAACTTCCAGTTCATCGCAATTCCCCGGATCTATTGCTGTTGGGACGAGTGGAAGGCTTTATATGCCTGGAAACGGTTTTCGACGCCTATTTGAAGCGAAACGCATCCAAGTACGCAGACATAGTCAAAGAATCCAAACCAGTTTGGGAAAAGCCTTATTATCTGATGCTCTCCCATCAATTCGTCCGGGAACGCCCGGAGCTTGCACAGGAAATATGGGACGCCATTTATGAAATTCAGCAAACAGCCGAGTTCGAAGACGTCGTCCAAAAATATGTGAAATAG